In Pectinophora gossypiella chromosome 1, ilPecGoss1.1, whole genome shotgun sequence, one genomic interval encodes:
- the LOC126370960 gene encoding androgen-dependent TFPI-regulating protein-like translates to MLLPVFHLTVVIINSFTIWYDQNYVKFPFKEQISKHNLPFNNRILFLTMWGLTLQTVYFAVALLNDILGSNARSPKKTSFLRLFKDALFSLAFPLALYVFLAFWGIYFIDKDLIFPDELAKAMPAWCNHVMHTTIAPFILIELLFSPRNYPPRKLGVFLILLFNLSYISYLNYIYNKTDTWVYPVLDVMNWPLRVIFFAASAFVSVIMYILGENIDAVVNSPKKQVSGKKKR, encoded by the exons atGTTGCTGCCAGTGTTCCatttgacagttgttataaTAAATTCGTTTACAATATGGTACGATCAGAATTATGTGAAGTTCCCATTCAAAGAGCAAATATCTAAGCATAATTTGCCGTTCAACAATCGCATTCTGTTCCTGACTATGTGGGGCCTT aCTCTTCAAACGGTCTACTTCGCCGTGGCTCTGCTGAACGACATCCTGGGTTCCAACGCGCGCTCACCGAAAAAGACTTCCTTTCTGAGACTTTTTAAGGACGCACTATTCAGCCTAGCGTTTCCCCTAGCTCTATACGTCTTCCTAGCTTTCTGGGGCATATATTTCATAGACAAAGACCTGATATTCCCAGACGAACTAGCCAAAGCAATGCCGGCTTGGTGCAACCACGTAATGCACACAACGATTGCACCGTTCATCTTAATAGAACTACTGTTTTCACCAAGGAATTATCCCCCAAGAAAGTTAGGAGTATTCCTTATTTTACTATTCAACTTGTCGTacataagttacttaaattatatttataacaagACTGATACGTGGGTATATCCCGTGCTAGATGTAATGAATTGGCCGCTAAGAGTTATATTTTTCGCCGCCAGTGCCTTTGTCAGTGTTATCATGTACATTTTGGGCGAAAATATTGATGCTGTTGTTAATAGCCCTAAGAAACAGGTCAGCGGGAAGAAGAAACGCTGA
- the LOC126370926 gene encoding androgen-dependent TFPI-regulating protein-like: protein MRKNTILTLFHLSVALFDAFTLWYDQNYVTVPLNDVMKERIKLVPLRGRPVFLTIWCLVIQTTYFTLAFLNDVFGTNAGTPKKPPVIRIIKDTLFSLALPLALLVGMCFWGVYAYDKDVILPENIRKALPTWMNHSMHTTIVFFIILELFLSPITYPTKIVGLSLGVTFALSYISLLVVCYIKAGTLIYPFLDMMSVPQKIGFVTISTLIGFTFYFIGEMLNGFLNPVGRKSTGSVKEKSKKVT, encoded by the exons ATGAGAAAAAATACGATTTTAACGTTGTTCCACTTGTCTGTAGCTCTCTTTGACGCatttactctgtggtatgatcAGAATTATGTGACCGTGCCTTTGAACGATGTGATGAAGGAAAGGATTAAACTGGTGCCTCTTAGAGGACGACCGGTTTTTTTAACGATATGGTGTTTG GTGATCCAAACAACGTACTTCACGCTAGCATTCCTCAACGACGTCTTCGGGACCAACGCAGGCACACCTAAGAAGCCACCAGTCATTCGAATTATTAAGGATACCCTCTTCTCCCTCGCTCTGCCATTGGCTCTACTCGTAGGCATGTGCTTCTGGGGCGTCTACGCGTACGATAAAGATGTTATACTGCCTGAAAACATCAGAAAAGCACTGCCTACATGGATGAACCATTCAATGCACACCACTATAGTTTTCTTCATAATTTTAGAGCTGTTCCTGTCTCCTATAACATATCCTACGAAGATTGTAGGGCTAAGTTTAGGTGTGACATTCGCCTTGTCCTATATAAGTCTTTTAGTAGTCTGCTACATAAAAGCAGGCACTTTAATTTACCCGTTTTTGGATATGATGAGTGTTCCTCAAAAAATAGGGTTTGTTACTATAAGTACTTTGAttggttttactttttatttcataGGGGAGATGTTGAATGGCTTTTTGAATCCGGTAGGCAGGAAATCTACCGGGAGTGTCAAGGAAAAGTCTAAGAAAGTTACTTGA
- the LOC126370204 gene encoding protein asteroid-like, translated as MGVRGLTTYINYNQDAILQKFFLHDINLVVDGHSLCAQLYGSLNCFSAFGGDYDKFASYTRNFFKNLRKCNVNPYVLFDGSLETRKLRTAFKRLRSKINGASRLDPVTQNSLKIFPLLLRDVFKEVLVEMKVPYTICEFEADDEIAAMARHLNCPVLSYDSDFFIYNVLYIPFNTLESKPQQIIEGDFKYYALECKIYKVENLTEHFGGLEQEMLPLLATLLGNDFVEKRVFNKFFSQLKMPKSKKKRNEQQRCIHALFNWLQNETLDSAVAKIIGRLRKSQKHKVFAIIKKSLAGYSRTHCRSLKYFNIDDGVVSLEYNLEMPEESDNEDTDSLSGENNESSDDSSLEEEEEKVEEEEAIPLEDSLVLGLPDWIAEGVRNKTIPRSYLNLYTHHLHFCSPQAEDYTDEDSFLCTLPILRYAFDIMTDFSHENCIYVSRENDNSYKKIFVDIDYAVPRLLEIPYNELSNDQLNQYFFHFLKEKLPNFNMELIRSLPQNFQLYMIAILWWLAYCNVPLAHVHSLLLCYTMLEVIDEKTGTFRGHNFFNNKYSKKIQEFKKRNNFEIDVDETELFLNKNKVQYEDCLIAANVLLKHFEIDDSIRKKPKSYDIKRMHSFAQFQCCLYQFNCLNTLCREPLEPTKISKSYNGTFIYNIALKLEGQTNPLQYFEQYLKGATSVLMFYKSLLFVYNKCVKEMKLETVVWSGKKRRRRRKNAVEEEVNFIVKGFESEVVI; from the coding sequence ATGGGGGTGCGAGgtttaactacttacataaattataatcaaGACGCGATACTTCAAAAATTTTTTCTTCACGATATCAATTTAGTCGTAGACGGGCATAGTCTTTGCGCCCAACTATACGGTTCATTGAACTGTTTCTCTGCTTTTGGTGGAGATTATGACAAATTCGcctcgtacacgcgcaacttcTTTAAAAACCTGCGAAAATGTAACGTGAATCCTTACGTGCTCTTTGATGGCAGTTTGGAAACGAGGAAACTAAGGACGGCTTTTAAGAGACTGCGATCTAAAATAAATGGAGCTTCGCGACTCGATCCTGTGACGCAAAATAGTCTAAAGATCTTCCCTCTGTTGTTGCGAGATGTTTTCAAAGAAGTGCTGGTGGAAATGAAGGTGCCATATACTATTTGCGAGTTTGAGGCTGATGATGAAATAGCCGCGATGGCTAGACATTTAAACTGCCCGGTGTTAAGTTACGACTCGGATTTCTTCATATACAATGTCTTGTACATACCATTCAATACACTGGAATCCAAGCCACAGCAAATAATCGAAGGTGACTTTAAATATTATGCCTTAGAATGCAAGATTTATAAAGTTGAAAATCTAACTGAACATTTTGGTGGCCTTGAGCAAGAGATGCTGCCTTTATTAGCGACACTGCTTGGCAATGACTTTGTTGAAAAAAGGGTATTTAACAAATTTTTTTCACAGTTGAAAATGcctaaaagtaaaaagaaaagaaatgaaCAACAAAGATGTATCCATGCTCTGTTTAATTGGTTACAAAATGAAACTTTAGACTCTGCTGTAGCTAAAATTATAGGCCGCTTAAGGAAAAGTCAGAAACACAAAGTATTtgccattattaaaaaaagtctaGCTGGATACAGCCGAACCCATTGTcgatctttaaaatattttaatattgatgaTGGAGTTGTATCTCTTGAGTATAATTTGGAAATGCCTGAAGAATCTGATAATGAAGATACTGACAGTTTATCTGGGGAGAACAATGAATCATCTGATGATAGTTCacttgaagaagaagaagaaaaagttgAGGAGGAAGAAGCCATTCCTTTGGAAGATAGCCTTGTTTTAGGCCTACCAGACTGGATTGCAGAaggagttaggaataaaactaTTCCACGATCATATCTTAACTTGTATACTCACCACTTACATTTCTGTTCGCCTCAAGCCGAAGACTATACTGACGAAGACTCATTTCTTTGCACTCTGCCGATTTTAAGATATGCCTTTGACATTATGACTGATTTCTCTCATGAAAATTGCATCTACGTGAGTAGGGAAAACGACAATTCTTACAAAAAAATCTTTGTAGATATAGACTATGCAGTACCTAGGCTTTTAGAAATTCCATATAATGAGTTATCAAATGACCAGCTAAATcaatatttctttcattttCTAAAAGAAAAATTACCTAATTTCAATATGGAATTAATAAGATCACTACCTCAAAATTTTCAGCTGTACATGATAGCTATATTGTGGTGGCTTGCATATTGTAACGTGCCATTAGCTCATGTACATAGTTTATTACTATGCTACACAATGTTGGAAGTTATTGATGAGAAAACTGGCACATTTCGTGGTCACAATTTCTTCAATAACAAGTATTCAAAGAAGATACAAGAATTTAAGAAAAGGAACAATTTTGAGATTGACGTTGATGAAACGGAATTATTCTTGAACAAAAATAAAGTTCAGTACGAAGATTGTTTAATAGCTGCAAATGTTCTGCTGAAACATTTTGAAATTGATGATAGTATACGAAAGAAACCGAAGAGCTATGACATTAAAAGGATGCATTCTTTTGCTCAGTTCCAATGCTGTCTATACCAATTCAACTGCCTAAATACTCTTTGTAGGGAACCTTTGGAACCTACAAAAATTTCCAAGTCTTACAATGGTACCTTTATTTACAACATAGCATTAAAACTAGAAGgtcaaacgaacccattacagtATTTTGAGCAATACCTAAAGGGCGCAACATCTGTATTGATGTTTTATAAAAGTTTATTGTTTGTATACAATAAATGTGTAAAAGAGATGAAATTAGAGACGGTGGTTTGGTCTGGGAAGAAGCGAAGAAGAAGGAGAAAGAATGCGGTTGAAGAGGAAGTTAACTTTATTGTTAAAGGATTTGAATCCGAAGTTGTAATatga